One genomic window of Mercenaria mercenaria strain notata chromosome 2, MADL_Memer_1, whole genome shotgun sequence includes the following:
- the LOC123564585 gene encoding ATP-sensitive inward rectifier potassium channel 12-like: MENKMRARRRSVIDFFDFVTNSEPDDMRIVTKSGNTTVKLANQPSSKKFFYPNIFISIVELESAWICLIFLTCFLLSWFTFALLYFVVAEANGDFLPADGESQPCVEDVHNFLEMFQFSMETQTTIGYGTRYVTDECPTAILLVVIQSILGVLILTAITGVILFKFQSPKRRAHTVLFSKVACVYEDNGIYFIEIQILNMQRSQLIDPKVAALCIMNREDGSGKCRLDMEFNPCHESSRLFFRPKVFRHLIDKSSPFWDFNRKDFEKGAYEILVVVEGVDEFTDSFVHARTSYLPSEMKWSRHFKQMTAARKASTFKLNFNDFTRTTRSFDMSDESASQASRRNSEETQEENVIQMTEFVNGHVDIQYN, encoded by the coding sequence ATGGAAAATAAAATGCGTGCTAGGCGTAGGTCGGTTATAGACTTTTTCGATTTTGTAACCAATAGTGAACCAGACGATATGAGGATAGTGACAAAAAGCGGAAACACGACTGTGAAACTTGCAAACCAACCTAGCTCAAAGAAATTTTTCtatccaaatatttttatttccataGTAGAACTGGAGTCAGCCTGGATTTGTTTAATATTCTTAACATGTTTTCTGTTGAGTTGGTTTACCTTTGCCTTGCTGTACTTCGTAGTTGCTGAAGCAAATGGTGATTTTCTGCCGGCAGATGGTGAAAGTCAGCCATGTGTTGAAGACGTTCATAACTTTCTGGAGATGTTCCAGTTTTCTATGGAAACGCAGACGACAATTGGCTATGGCACCCGCTACGTTACAGATGAGTGTCCGACTGCTATCTTACTAGTTGTTATACAATCAATATTAGGAGTTTTGATTCTCACAGCCATAACTGGCGTCATTCTGTTCAAATTCCAGTCTCCAAAAAGAAGAGCACACACCGTTTTATTCAGTAAAGTCGCTTGTGTGTACGAGGACAATGGCATTTATTTCATCGAGATTCAAATCTTGAACATGCAACGATCTCAGCTGATAGATCCAAAAGTGGCAGCACTATGTATCATGAATAGAGAGGACGGATCAGGAAAATGTCGACTTGATATGGAATTCAACCCATGCCACGAAAGCTCGAGACTTTTCTTCAGACCAAAAGTATTCAGACATTTAATTGACAAAAGTAGTCCTTTCTGGGACTTCAACCGGAAAGATTTTGAAAAGGGTGCTTATGAGATTCTTGTTGTGGTTGAAGGCGTTGATGAGTTCACAGACAGTTTTGTTCATGCTCGTACATCATACCTGCCGTCAGAGATGAAGTGGAGCCGCCATTTTAAGCAGATGACTGCTGCTCGGAAAGCAAGTACTTTCAAGTTAAATTTCAACGATTTTACAAGAACTACGCGATCTTTTGATATGAGTGACGAAAGCGCGTCTCAAGCCTCGAGACGCAATTCGGAAGAAACACAGGAGGAAAATGTTATACAGATGACCGAGTTTGTTAATGGACATGTAGATATACAATATAATTAA
- the LOC123564586 gene encoding ATP-sensitive inward rectifier potassium channel 1-like isoform X2 encodes MGWSQLKKDILRFLPWNWRTLRRKSDIDESNASRIINREGKVKIVLDQLSFGKRRRYWRNPLPSLLSLQWRWIMVIFAFGFILTWLLFAIVYYMIAKLHGDFEPNDNPDFDPCMNSVNSFTAAFLFSLETQHTIGYGSRNPTSECSEAVVTVYVQFIIGVAVQCVTAGLVVAKLQLGKRTSKAITFSKKAIVGKCNDNVCLMVRIGNAGVSELVNARGFGILMERKKVSAGEEILNESFLTFVSENGSENLNLLWPMVIHCQVLENQEEFLKKIQSPQCELIVIVEGILASTGQTMQLRMSYLAHEIDIGQQFVDISPVLMKNKTGNKYHHLVDYKDFDVTEVDEQWDESVWLHDF; translated from the exons ATGGGATGGTCTCAGCTGAAG AAGGATATTTTAAGGTTTTTGCCTTGGAACTGGAGAACCCTACGAAGAAAATCAGATATTGACGAGAGTAATGCTTCGAGAATCATCAACCGGGAAGGAAAGGTGAAAATCGTTCTAGATCAGCTTAGCTTCGGCAAACGACGTAGATACTGGCGCAATCCTCTGCCGAGTCTGCTCAGTCTGCAATGGCGATGGATTATGGTTATTTTTGCCTTCGGGTTTATTCTAACTTGGCTACTCTTTGCAATAGTTTACTACATGATTGCGAAGTTACACGGTGACTTTGAACCAAACGACAACCCTGACTTCGATCCCTGTATGAACAGTGTCAACTCTTTTACAGCAGCGTTCTTATTTTCATTGGAAACACAGCACACCATAGGTTATGGAAGTCGAAATCCTACTTCCGAATGCAGTGAAGCGGTTGTGACAGTTTACGTTCAGTTTATTATAGGTGTAGCCGTACAGTGTGTGACAGCCGGACTTGTTGTTGCTAAGTTACAGTTAGGAAAACGTACTTCGAAAGCCATAACGTTTAGCAAAAAGGCCATTGTAGGAAAATGTAACGATAATGTATGTTTAATGGTGAGAATCGGAAACGCTGGAGTTTCTGAACTTGTAAATGCAAGAGGGTTTGGGATACTAATGGAAAGGAAAAAAGTATCGGCTGGAGAGGAAATTCTCAATGAATCATTTTTGACATTTGTCTCGGAAAATGGTAGTGAAAATTTGAATCTGCTATGGCCAATGGTCATCCATTGCCAGGTTTTAGAAAATCAGGAGGAGTTTCTTAAAAAGATACAAAGCCCACAATGTGAGTTGATAGTAATAGTAGAAGGTATTCTTGCTTCAACAGGTCAAACTATGCAGCTGAGAATGTCATACCTGGCACATGAGATAGACATCGGTCAACAGTTTGTGGATATAAGTCCGGTCttgatgaaaaacaaaactggaaataaGTATCATCATCTTGTAGACTATAAAGATTTCGATGTAACAGAAGTTGATGAGCAATGGGATGAAAGTGTTTGGCTACACGATTTTTAA
- the LOC123564586 gene encoding ATP-sensitive inward rectifier potassium channel 1-like isoform X3 gives MEKDILRFLPWNWRTLRRKSDIDESNASRIINREGKVKIVLDQLSFGKRRRYWRNPLPSLLSLQWRWIMVIFAFGFILTWLLFAIVYYMIAKLHGDFEPNDNPDFDPCMNSVNSFTAAFLFSLETQHTIGYGSRNPTSECSEAVVTVYVQFIIGVAVQCVTAGLVVAKLQLGKRTSKAITFSKKAIVGKCNDNVCLMVRIGNAGVSELVNARGFGILMERKKVSAGEEILNESFLTFVSENGSENLNLLWPMVIHCQVLENQEEFLKKIQSPQCELIVIVEGILASTGQTMQLRMSYLAHEIDIGQQFVDISPVLMKNKTGNKYHHLVDYKDFDVTEVDEQWDESVWLHDF, from the exons ATGGAG AAGGATATTTTAAGGTTTTTGCCTTGGAACTGGAGAACCCTACGAAGAAAATCAGATATTGACGAGAGTAATGCTTCGAGAATCATCAACCGGGAAGGAAAGGTGAAAATCGTTCTAGATCAGCTTAGCTTCGGCAAACGACGTAGATACTGGCGCAATCCTCTGCCGAGTCTGCTCAGTCTGCAATGGCGATGGATTATGGTTATTTTTGCCTTCGGGTTTATTCTAACTTGGCTACTCTTTGCAATAGTTTACTACATGATTGCGAAGTTACACGGTGACTTTGAACCAAACGACAACCCTGACTTCGATCCCTGTATGAACAGTGTCAACTCTTTTACAGCAGCGTTCTTATTTTCATTGGAAACACAGCACACCATAGGTTATGGAAGTCGAAATCCTACTTCCGAATGCAGTGAAGCGGTTGTGACAGTTTACGTTCAGTTTATTATAGGTGTAGCCGTACAGTGTGTGACAGCCGGACTTGTTGTTGCTAAGTTACAGTTAGGAAAACGTACTTCGAAAGCCATAACGTTTAGCAAAAAGGCCATTGTAGGAAAATGTAACGATAATGTATGTTTAATGGTGAGAATCGGAAACGCTGGAGTTTCTGAACTTGTAAATGCAAGAGGGTTTGGGATACTAATGGAAAGGAAAAAAGTATCGGCTGGAGAGGAAATTCTCAATGAATCATTTTTGACATTTGTCTCGGAAAATGGTAGTGAAAATTTGAATCTGCTATGGCCAATGGTCATCCATTGCCAGGTTTTAGAAAATCAGGAGGAGTTTCTTAAAAAGATACAAAGCCCACAATGTGAGTTGATAGTAATAGTAGAAGGTATTCTTGCTTCAACAGGTCAAACTATGCAGCTGAGAATGTCATACCTGGCACATGAGATAGACATCGGTCAACAGTTTGTGGATATAAGTCCGGTCttgatgaaaaacaaaactggaaataaGTATCATCATCTTGTAGACTATAAAGATTTCGATGTAACAGAAGTTGATGAGCAATGGGATGAAAGTGTTTGGCTACACGATTTTTAA
- the LOC123564586 gene encoding ATP-sensitive inward rectifier potassium channel 1-like isoform X1: MDVIKTEGQTRSSKDILRFLPWNWRTLRRKSDIDESNASRIINREGKVKIVLDQLSFGKRRRYWRNPLPSLLSLQWRWIMVIFAFGFILTWLLFAIVYYMIAKLHGDFEPNDNPDFDPCMNSVNSFTAAFLFSLETQHTIGYGSRNPTSECSEAVVTVYVQFIIGVAVQCVTAGLVVAKLQLGKRTSKAITFSKKAIVGKCNDNVCLMVRIGNAGVSELVNARGFGILMERKKVSAGEEILNESFLTFVSENGSENLNLLWPMVIHCQVLENQEEFLKKIQSPQCELIVIVEGILASTGQTMQLRMSYLAHEIDIGQQFVDISPVLMKNKTGNKYHHLVDYKDFDVTEVDEQWDESVWLHDF, from the exons ATGGACGTGATAAAGACGGAGGGGCAGACACGTAGCTCG AAGGATATTTTAAGGTTTTTGCCTTGGAACTGGAGAACCCTACGAAGAAAATCAGATATTGACGAGAGTAATGCTTCGAGAATCATCAACCGGGAAGGAAAGGTGAAAATCGTTCTAGATCAGCTTAGCTTCGGCAAACGACGTAGATACTGGCGCAATCCTCTGCCGAGTCTGCTCAGTCTGCAATGGCGATGGATTATGGTTATTTTTGCCTTCGGGTTTATTCTAACTTGGCTACTCTTTGCAATAGTTTACTACATGATTGCGAAGTTACACGGTGACTTTGAACCAAACGACAACCCTGACTTCGATCCCTGTATGAACAGTGTCAACTCTTTTACAGCAGCGTTCTTATTTTCATTGGAAACACAGCACACCATAGGTTATGGAAGTCGAAATCCTACTTCCGAATGCAGTGAAGCGGTTGTGACAGTTTACGTTCAGTTTATTATAGGTGTAGCCGTACAGTGTGTGACAGCCGGACTTGTTGTTGCTAAGTTACAGTTAGGAAAACGTACTTCGAAAGCCATAACGTTTAGCAAAAAGGCCATTGTAGGAAAATGTAACGATAATGTATGTTTAATGGTGAGAATCGGAAACGCTGGAGTTTCTGAACTTGTAAATGCAAGAGGGTTTGGGATACTAATGGAAAGGAAAAAAGTATCGGCTGGAGAGGAAATTCTCAATGAATCATTTTTGACATTTGTCTCGGAAAATGGTAGTGAAAATTTGAATCTGCTATGGCCAATGGTCATCCATTGCCAGGTTTTAGAAAATCAGGAGGAGTTTCTTAAAAAGATACAAAGCCCACAATGTGAGTTGATAGTAATAGTAGAAGGTATTCTTGCTTCAACAGGTCAAACTATGCAGCTGAGAATGTCATACCTGGCACATGAGATAGACATCGGTCAACAGTTTGTGGATATAAGTCCGGTCttgatgaaaaacaaaactggaaataaGTATCATCATCTTGTAGACTATAAAGATTTCGATGTAACAGAAGTTGATGAGCAATGGGATGAAAGTGTTTGGCTACACGATTTTTAA